Proteins encoded by one window of Chryseobacterium sp. POL2:
- a CDS encoding DUF1634 domain-containing protein: MKKEFTDIDLNRSVGNLLRLGVILSVITSLIGFIKLYLEGFKMPENYKDLSTPTDHVWQTFWTSLTNFEGIGIIQLGILILILTPLMRIIFALIGYLKEKDYTYVIISAIVLCIMIISFVSGYSH; this comes from the coding sequence ATGAAAAAAGAATTTACAGACATCGACCTTAATCGTTCTGTTGGCAATCTGCTCCGTCTTGGGGTTATTTTGTCAGTTATAACGTCATTAATTGGTTTTATAAAATTGTATCTGGAAGGCTTCAAAATGCCTGAAAATTATAAAGATCTTAGCACGCCAACAGATCATGTATGGCAAACTTTTTGGACATCTTTAACCAATTTTGAAGGAATTGGCATTATCCAACTCGGAATATTAATTTTAATTCTTACACCGTTGATGCGAATTATTTTTGCGCTAATCGGTTACTTGAAAGAGAAAGATTACACTTACGTTATTATTTCGGCAATCGTTCTCTGCATCATGATTATTAGTTTTGTAAGTGGATACTCCCATTAA
- a CDS encoding sulfite exporter TauE/SafE family protein, with translation MTEIIILFLGAVAAGLLGSLTGLGGGVIIIPLLTLGFGVPMHYAIGASLISVIGTSSGAAVAFVKEGFTNMRIGMFLEIATTAGAILGALVSGMLNPNTIGIIFASILILTVILNLKGKPDHQEPLIEGSLEHKLKLYGTFPDKGVIKKYSARHTIPGFFMMMFAGAMSGLLGIGSGALKVLAMDNMMRLPFKVSTTTSNFMIGVTAVAGALIFFQRGEIIPVIVAPVLIGVVVGSFIGSKTLMVSKTKKLKTFFAIVITILSIYMMYNGVTNNFK, from the coding sequence TGACGGAAATCATCATTTTATTCTTAGGCGCGGTCGCAGCAGGACTTTTGGGATCGTTAACAGGATTAGGCGGCGGCGTCATTATTATCCCGCTTTTAACATTAGGTTTCGGCGTACCTATGCATTATGCGATTGGCGCTTCTTTGATATCAGTCATCGGAACATCTTCTGGTGCAGCCGTAGCTTTTGTAAAAGAAGGTTTTACAAATATGCGGATTGGGATGTTCTTAGAAATTGCCACAACCGCGGGCGCTATTTTGGGAGCTTTGGTATCAGGAATGTTAAATCCCAATACCATAGGAATCATCTTCGCAAGTATTTTGATTTTAACAGTTATTCTAAATCTTAAAGGAAAGCCCGACCATCAGGAACCACTTATCGAAGGCAGTCTAGAACACAAACTAAAACTTTATGGCACTTTTCCTGATAAAGGCGTTATTAAAAAATATTCGGCCCGACATACAATTCCAGGATTTTTTATGATGATGTTCGCAGGTGCTATGTCTGGACTTTTAGGAATTGGCTCTGGCGCGTTGAAGGTTTTAGCCATGGATAATATGATGAGATTGCCCTTCAAAGTTTCTACCACGACGAGTAATTTTATGATTGGCGTAACGGCTGTAGCCGGTGCTTTAATCTTTTTTCAACGTGGGGAAATTATTCCTGTAATTGTAGCGCCTGTTCTTATTGGCGTTGTTGTAGGAAGTTTTATTGGTTCTAAAACTTTGATGGTTTCTAAAACTAAAAAACTGAAAACTTTTTTCGCGATTGTCATTACAATTTTGTCAATATATATGATGTATAACGGTGTAACTAATAATTTTAAATGA